AGGAGCTTCACTTCCCCAGGGTGGGggtgcagcactgagcagctgaGATGGGAagggcaaaaaaaaccctccaaaattGGATGTTTTGCCAAAGGTGACGCAGCAGTGATGGACCTGAGGGTgacagagcaggggcaggacaAATGGATTTTGGGTTTATCTCCAGCATGAACAGAAATCAAAATAGCTCAGGGTGAGGATCCACCCCAGAGcccagtggggtttggggagccAAAGTCAGCAGAGAAATGGGGTGTTCAAGAAGGttttaattgggaaaaaaatcatggcTTGGCCAGAGCTGCACTGTTTTGAACTTGAGTTGCTCTTTTGTGGGgaagcagctgcccagagaggtgtcCCAGGGGGAAATGGAGCCTCTGATCCCGTGGgactctgcagcacagggaaattccccctttttctttgcatttttggcagttttccctctcctttttccagccctgagggctgagccttgcagggtgctcagctccagctctgcattgTGTCATTGGATCTGAACCCTGCCTTGTTGTTTTCCAAGCCAGCTTTTAAAGACTCTTTTCTATCCTCTGACATGAAATGCTGATGAAAGCCCTTTGCAGGACCAGGCTGTCAcccccagagcctgcagagcagggaagaggCTGAGTAACAGCTACAGGATTCCCAGTcctgcaggaaaatgggaattacaTGTGAAAAATCAATCACCCAAACTATGTCCAGCAGTGGGGTGAAGGAGGGGGCAAACCAGCACTGGAGTTTGTCtcttattattaaaattattccaCAGGTATCTGTATTTAAAGATAGGGAAAATGCACTCCTGGTGGGGAGGTGCATTTTGGTCTGCTGCAGCGTGGGAGTGACAGTTCTGCCAGCCAGGTGTTGATGACCAAGTGGAGACAGTGAATAAAGCATCCAACCTCTGAGCGTGGGCTCTGTGTTCactgttttccttaaaaatccaAAGATTTTGGAATCTTTAGCTGAGCTAAAGATGTGGAATGGGTTGGTGTTCTAAGCTGGTAAGGAATTGGGTTTTTTAAGAAGTTGTAGTTCAACCAATTTGTGTTTAGGTTTGAATATTAATACTTGATGTTACTAAAGACATAGAAATGTTTATGAGAATACAGggtgtgaaaaacgccaatcacttgtttttaaaattttaaaagtttaatagtaataaaaatggttataaaaatagtaataaaattggaggaataaaaatttggacaatttggattaggacaatatgagacaataagaacaaagagttacagacagtctgggtacctctttgtgggcaaaataagcccgaaaaaggacacagttaacagaggatttacccttaaaaacaacaacctgttgcatattcatacacctcatacatgatgcataaattccattcaaacacaggattctgtctgggcagtgtcagcttcttcctctgaatcctgacggtgtctccagggctgagcaaggcggGAAGAACTCGATgagagagcaataaattctttttctctgaaagatttaggtgtcctgtggctgctgtctggtgtgagtacctcattcctttcttaaaaaaaaaatatcccacagagcatagtttttattttaacattgtgttataacctaaaactgtatttaacgcactacttaagagaattaacaCAGCATCGCTTTccaacataacacatataacattcatttgaatatttgccaAAAGCCGATCataaaataggcatttttcacaacgctgtccctgcccatggccgGGCTCGCAGCTCCGGCCCAAACCGCCACATGACGTCACAGCTCCTGTCTATGACGTCACTCGCCCAGTTGCCATGCCGCACCCCGCCCGCCCTCCCCAAACTAGGCGCGGCTTCCGCCCAACTGGCCAATAGACACAGTGGTGGGCGTGGCTAAGCAGCAGCGTGGGCTCTGATTGGTTGAGCCCCGTGTTTTGGCCTCGGCGGGGAGGGCGGGACGCCAGGCGGCGCTCGCTGATTGGTCGGGGGGCGGTGCCGGGCTGTGCGCGCAGCGCATGCGCAGACCCTCGTGTGTAGGACGGCGGCGCGCGCGGTGGGCGGTGTTGTCGGGAGCGCGCACGGTAACGGTGGGCCCCACCCCCCCACCGAGCCTTAAAGCGGGGTCTGGGGGTACACGAGGGTCTGGGGGCCATCACCGGCACCGGGGTTGTGGTTTGGGAGTCCCGCCCGTCCTATGACCGGGCGAAGCGAGGGGCTTCGTCCCTGCCCTCCCCGAGGCGTTTTGGAGGGTCCCGTCCCTCCCCTCATTAGGGAAGGCTGGGGGGGCGACCCCTGTGAGGGGAAGGCATTGAGGGGTCCCGTCCCTCCCCTCCCCGAGGCGTTTTGGGGGGTCCCGTCCCTCCCCTCAGCAGTGAAGGTTGGGGAGGCGACCCCTGTGAAGGGAAGGTATTGAGGGGTCCCGTTCGTCCCCTCACGGGGCGCTTGGACGGTTCCATCCCTCCcggaggggggtttgggatcccaTCCCTTACGGAGGGGGCTCTGGACGGGGGGGCCCGTCCCGTCCTTCTCCTCACCGGTTCGGCTCTGGGGGCCTTGTCCCCTCCCTCACCGAGTGCGGGACTTTGGGGGTCTCTGCCCTCACCGAGGGCGGTTTGGGGGGAGGGTCTCGTCCCTCCCCTCACGGCTCGGGGGGGTTTGTGCGTCCCGTCCCTCCCCTCACGTGGGTTTTTGGGGCCGGGCGgttcccgctgtccccgcgccGCCTCTCGAGGGTCCCGCACCGGCCCCGCCGTTCCGGGCGCTCCTAACGGCCCCTCGTCCGtgcctccctcccttcctctccgCAGGGCCGCGATCCCGGAGCCGCGGCCATCCCAGCACCTGGACCTTGTAAGTACAGGAAGATCTCTAATACGTGTTTTTTTAAAGCCCTTGAGGAACCCCTGCGGGGTGTGAGGCCGCTCTGCTCAGGTTTCTGGTGCAAATCGTCTGTAAAAATTGGGATCAAATGACGTGTAAAAAGTCTGTGCAGCGCGTAATTTTTAGGGTGTAGTTCCCTGTTTTCAGGGTTTGGTCGCAGGAAGCTGTGGATTGGGCAGGCCCATGACTGCATTGTGTAATTGCTGGTAGTATTTTCCTCACACAGTGAGAGCCACTTGTGCTCCTGGAATGATGGAATTCTTGAATTCTGggattgtttgggttggaaggacctaaagcccatccagtcccgtcccttccactgtcccaggttgctccaaaccttgtccaacctggccttggacgcttccagggatggggcagccgcAGCTTCtacagaaaaatggaatttaagaTACAATATTGGAGAAGCTGCAGGGTGATACAGGGTAGCGATCCCGGGGAAGCTGCAGGGTGATACAGTGTAGCGATCCCGGAGGTAGAACAATAATAACTGTAGTAGTGTGTTTGACTAAATCCTGTATTTCCTTCAAAAAACAAAGACCACAATGGACAGAGGTGGGTGACtcctttattcccttttttccccctcagaacACCTTGGCATTGCCCTTTTCCACGTGAAGCTCAGCCATGACTGACCAAGAGTTCATTCTCTGCAAGTGGAAGAGGCGTTTGTGGCCAGCTAAGGTAAGGAGGAATGAGGAAATGTTTGTGGAGATTGcttggagcagggcaggaaggaagggagaggtCCCAGCAAACGTGTCTGAACTTGTCTGAGCTGTGGAGATGCCAACAGGAAAAATGGAGAGGGCCTGGAGCGATGGAATAACTTCTCACTGTCAGGGGGCAGGGTTGGATGGGgcattgggaaaaaattcctccctgtgagggtggtggagCCTTGGGATGGATTTCCAGAGAAGCCTGGGACAGTGAAGGAATCCCTGCCCCTGGCcggggtgggatgagatgggatttaaggtcccttcccacccagtcCATCCTGGGATTTTGCTCCCAGGCACTGTCAAGCTGCTCTTGGATAAACGTTTTGCTGTTGGTCAGGATTTTCAATGAGGATTTCTCACTTTTAATGTAGGTTTTGTGCAAACCTGGAGTTGCTGGGAGCAGTCCTGATGCCACCCCAAAAAGGATGGGATTTAAAGCTGAAATCCTTGGCTTGGAGAAGCAGTTGAGTATCCTTGTTCCTCTCACACATTTGCATTCTtagaggttaaaaaaataaggggaagaaaggaatCCTGTTATCTGAAGGTGCCTGTGAGATGGGATCCTGGATTTGCAGAAGGTTTAGATGTTTAACCCTAGCAAGGACAAGTTGGGGGAgggaatgtttggggtttttgctgtCTGAGAGCAGTTTTGTGGTGCTGGGAGTGTTTTGCTGCAGGTTCCAGTCAcctttttgtgttccagggtcaGTGTGAGCTCTGCAAACGTGGTTCCCCTAACGGAGGAGAGGATCAAGGCCATCGCCTCCACCCTGGGTGAGGAGGGAGGGGCCCAAATGTGCTGCTTTGTGTCTTTTCTGGGTGTAAAATCCCTGCAAAAACTCAGCCTGGGGGGATAAAACTTCTGTAtttcacttattttcttttccccttttccataAAGCTGGAAAATAGGTTAAAAAGTTAtcattttcctcttccctgggGTAGTTTATAGGAGGGATGGTGAAGAAATGTGAGTTTTCCTCAAAATGAGGCATTTCCTGCTTGGTCTTTGTGTGTCTCCATCCTTTCCCTTGGGAATTGTGGATGATTTAAGTAGTAAAAAATGCACCTTAAAAGAAACAGCATGAGtaacatttattatttttataataatacCTTTTGTTTATGATAGAATAATGaggataattttatttattggaTATTTTTCCTCGTCAGAGCAAAAGAAAACCATGAGTGAGGCCGTGGAGGAGCTGCAATATCGCTGTTCCCTTAAAATTGCCCTGGATATTCTCCACGAGACTGACTCCAGCAGTCAAATGCCACCTGCAGAAGGACCAAATCCTGAATTTTCCCGGGAGAAATCTGCCCCACCCGCCCCCTCCCACGGCTTCTTGTTGCGCTCTCGCTCGAAAAAGTCAGAGCATGAGGCTgccaagaggaaaaggaaaccccaaaacaactGTGGGCTGAAGGATGATCCCAAAGCATACAGCCAGGGAGGTTCTGTGGCTCCAGGGAGGAGTGGAAAAGCACCTGGAAGTGGCacaagccctgccagggcacGTGGGGGTGGAACAAACCCTGCCAGGTACGGTGCCAGGGACTTGAGTGTGGCACCAGCCCCTGACAGTCACAACTGCAAAAAACCAGAGCCAAAATCATCAcccagacagaaaaaaatccagcccaaaatgGGGAATGGAGTCTCCTGTAAGTCAGAGGCTGGAAGAAGTcagcaaggaaggaaaaggtgtAGAGATGATTCCCCCCAGGATCAAGCACAGGTGGCTCCTGAGGAGGGGTCTCCCTCTGTTCCCTCTAAATCTGGCGCCGTGGAACCTTCCAGAAAGAGAGGAACTCAGCCTGGGAGAGCATTCCTGGATTCCTCCTGTGAAACTGCCTCGGATGAGTTGGAGAAAAGCATCAGCAGTGAGAGTGAGAGCCTGGCAAAGCAGCTGGATgggaggagagaggcagagggTGGAAAACACCCGGAGGGGGCAGGTGTGGCCTCAGGCACAGACAGGAAATGCAGGAACCACTCTGGATCCTCACCTGGCCCTTCTGGTGCCTTCCCTCAGCCTCCAgaggaggaaaaccaggatcCTTCACACCTGGCTGGGAATAAAGCCCCTGACTCCGAGGAAGATGAAGGTGGGGAAGGGAAACCTTCATCCCCCGTTGCTCACCTTGGAATGTTGCTTTGCTCTTGGGGAAGTGGCTCCTGAATTGCTGATTTAATTCCTTTTGGTTTCcattcctgggaagcagaaatgcTGATCCCTTCAGTGCTGGGGAGGCcttgggtggtttttgggttgTCTGGAGTTGCTTGgggttttccatggaaaacttggggtttattttgAGCTCACACTTGTTTTCCCTTACTGCTCTCTGATAAGGTGAGATTAAATGTTTTTGAATGAGTAGGTGCAGGGTCCTGAGACCAGCCCcattctttcccctttccctcttttATCCACGTGATCAGGGAATTAGGATTCCCTAACTAGAAGTGTGCAGGTGTGTCAGGTCCCTTCTGGGTCACactcaggtgtgtctcacctgctcTGAAGCTGATCCTGACCTAATCCCTGATCCTGGTGCTGttggcagggctggaacccTCTGGGATGTCTTCCAGGAGAGTTTCCTCAGAGAGCCTCCCTCCACTCTCCCCTCTGGCagatgaagaggaggaaaatttcCCCAGTGTTCTGTCCCATCGAGGTGAGacatcagcagggctgaggctcTTCCTGCTGTGGGAGCTTCAGTTTGCCTGCAACCCCTGGGGGTTCCAGGAGGGGAtccagctgtgtccaggctTGGGATAGAATGCATTTCCTGGGTTCATCGGGTGTTTTGCTgcagaatgaaatgaaaatccCTGAAACTGGCCAAGGGCCTGGCATTGAAGTTGCTGGGTTTCAGTTCAGGACTCCCTGTGCTGCATTTGGGGGTCCCTGTAAAAGCACTAAAGAGAAACTCCTGGAGTCTCTcctggaggagaagaagaaaggggcagcatctgttttgttttattgtatttaaggaaaatttcccttttttttcacaCCAGAACCCAAATTCTTCGAGGAAGGGATGTTGGTGTGGTGCAAGCTGCGGCGCTATCCGTACTGGCCAGCCGTGGtaagagcagctcctgcctcctcaTAGCCTGCTGATAAGGAGCAACTCCCAGTTCTGCAGTGACTTTTGCCCTTCCTGAAAGTATTAAAGACCTTCCAGTGGAAGCATTTCAAAATTGATAGGAGTAAATTTGTGCTAAAAGCACTCAAAATGTGGTCGCTTCACACCTGTTTGTACTGAGCACAGGCTTAGCCCAGTTCCTTTGTCATGGAGCAGAACTTGGTTCCCAATTTGCAAAAGAAAGGGGAAGGCCCTTTCTGCACTAAAAATGGTCTCTTGGGGGACCTGGTTGCAGCTTCTGCTTgagtttttcatttttgtgtaATAAAGGAAAGTTACAGCaacaggaaaaattaattatggGCTGTAGTGGGTGATATCCACAGAAAAAATATCCATGCTTTATCAAGATTAGGATTTTTGAGGCTTTATCCtccctccaggtgaaagcagtGAAGAGGAAGCACCGGAGGGCCTGTGTGCTCTTCATAGATGGCACCacaaatgagaagaaaaaagggtAAATGTGGATTTCCATCCCATCCTGGATTTGCAGTCTCTGATATTCCATGTGCTGTGCCCTTTTCCTGGTGCAGGGTGAGGACAGTCCTCTCCAGGTTGATCtgggagggaggggctggggcaggtgagggttGTAGGTGCTTTGTCATGCTGCAGGTTGAGGCAGCTCCCTGttgctgggaagagctgaggagtccaaaacaaaaccaaaaaaaaaaaaaatccctggaatGCAGCCAGTGTTTTCCTTGTGCTGCCCAGACTTTCTGGAAACACTGAGCTGCCTTTAACTTTTCTCTAAACCAGGTACTTCTCATTTGTTAGAAGATTCCATACTTTTAACTTGCTCTGGAAGCAAAAACCATTAAATTTTGTGCTCCTTAATTCTTTGGGAAATGGGGTTTTCATGGAGAAGCAGAACTGCAGTAAATGAAGAGGGAAGTGGGGCAGTTGAGTTGCACCTCTGACTGTGTTTCTTTAAAAGTTTCTCAGTGTCTCTGAAGAGCCTGAAGCACTTGGACTgtgaggagaagcaggagctCATTGTGAGTATCCCAGAGATGTGGAACTGCAGGGTTTGGGCAAATGCAGCAGGAAATTCAGGATATAAATGGCCAGGGGGGCAGTGTGGGGCTTGACCCCCTCAAAGCCACTCTCATCCCTGTgacagctctggcaggagctgttTTACTGCGAGGAAGAATTGTCATGGGCCATTTCTGTCCCCTGCTTGGCATCCTGGGCTGAAACTGttggagagctgctggatttGGGACAGAAAATCCTCCTTGTTTTGCAGGAACGAGCCAAGGAGAATTATTCCAGGGAAATTGAGTGGTGCCTCCAGCTGATCCAGGACTATCGGATCCGAGTGGGTAAGGAGGGGCAGGTGACCATGGAATCACCAAATCCCAGGaaggtttgggtgggaaggacctTCAACCCCATCCAgtccccccctgccatgggcagggacaccttctactgtcccagggtgctccaaggcctgtccaacctggccttggacactcccagct
The DNA window shown above is from Haemorhous mexicanus isolate bHaeMex1 chromosome 29, bHaeMex1.pri, whole genome shotgun sequence and carries:
- the PWWP3A gene encoding PWWP domain-containing DNA repair factor 3A, with the protein product MTDQEFILCKWKRRLWPAKVLCKPGVAGSSPDATPKRMGFKAEILGLEKQVSVSSANVVPLTEERIKAIASTLEQKKTMSEAVEELQYRCSLKIALDILHETDSSSQMPPAEGPNPEFSREKSAPPAPSHGFLLRSRSKKSEHEAAKRKRKPQNNCGLKDDPKAYSQGGSVAPGRSGKAPGSGTSPARARGGGTNPARYGARDLSVAPAPDSHNCKKPEPKSSPRQKKIQPKMGNGVSCKSEAGRSQQGRKRCRDDSPQDQAQVAPEEGSPSVPSKSGAVEPSRKRGTQPGRAFLDSSCETASDELEKSISSESESLAKQLDGRREAEGGKHPEGAGVASGTDRKCRNHSGSSPGPSGAFPQPPEEENQDPSHLAGNKAPDSEEDEGLEPSGMSSRRVSSESLPPLSPLADEEEENFPSVLSHREPKFFEEGMLVWCKLRRYPYWPAVVKAVKRKHRRACVLFIDGTTNEKKKGFSVSLKSLKHLDCEEKQELIERAKENYSREIEWCLQLIQDYRIRVGCRSFTGSFLEYFAADISYPVRKEGYQSVVQMAFPNTGEEGAGESSSDTSPQKPPRKLLPDRTRAARDRENKKLVEFIVKTKGAEEHLLGILKSGKQSRWLKKFLNSSRYITCVETYLEDEEQLDLVVGYLKEVYREMDTKNLHQILGDGIRFISDVLLPEAIICAIAAVDDIDYEKAEEKYIKGPPVSKRERELFDEQVLGSKKLKTEAEPAES